Genomic window (Myxococcota bacterium):
GCGTGGATGTACAGGTGCAGGGCGCCGGGGTGCTCGGGGCTTCGCTCCATCACCCGCTCGAGCGCGGCCACGATCTCGCGGGTCGCGGCCCGGGGCGTCGCCGGGCTCTCGTAGTAGTCCCACGGCATCGTGTCCATCAGCGACTCGGCGAAGAGCGTCTGCACGTCGTCGTCGTCCGGGAAGCGCGCGGCGACGTCGCGCATCGCGTCGGCATAGGCGGCGTCGAGCCGGCTGCGGTCGTCGGGGGCGGGCGCTTCGTAGCGGACGGCGAGCGCCTCGATCAGCGCGCGCTCGACGTCGCTCGCGTTCGCCGCGAGTGCGAGCGCGCGCCGGCTCGCCTCGACGGCGGCCTCCGCGTCGGCCGGGTCCATCGGCTTGTTGATGTTCGGGCCGAGCACGAGCGCCTCGCCCCAGGCGCAGATCGCGCACGTCGCGTCCTGGCGCGAGGCCTCGGCGAACGAGCGGTGCGCCTCGGCGTGATTGAAGCCGTAGGCGAGCAGGAGGCCCTGGTCGAAGTAGCGCGGCGCGAGCGCGCCGCGCGCGCTCGTCGCGCGGCGGAATGCGCCGAGGTCGTTGAACAAGGGAGCCCCCGCGCCCTCGGGCACGACGCGGCGGGGCGCGCTCGCGTGCGCGTGCATCGCGTGCGACGCATCCGCGGGCGCGCCGGCTCCCGCGTGGCCCGCGCATCCCGCGGCCGCGGCGAGTGCGGCGGCGAGCGCGCAGGCGAGGAGTCGGGTCGACGCCGGATCGTGCATGCGGTGAGTCGTCATGTCTCGACTCTCTATCACAGCGCTGCGCGCGGAGGGGCGCGAACGAGAACGCCCCCGGGCCGCGCGGCGCCGGGGGCGTTCAGGTTGGCTCGCGGCGCGCTGCGCGCCGCGCGCGCGGCTCAGATCGGGCAGCTCCCGCCGCCGCCGATCTCGTCCGCCGTGTCGGTCTGCTTCGCGGTGTGGTTCGTCACCGTCGTCGAGACGCTCTTGTTGCACAGGCCATTGCGGACGCGCTTCACGGAGTTGCCGTCCGCCGACGAGCTCGTCACCGCGCTCTCGACGGCGAGCCCCGCGCCGTTCGCGTCCTGCACCTTGTTGGCGTCGACCGTGTGGCCCGAGCCGCTCGACAGGTGGAGGCCGTTCTGGATCGCGCTCCGCACCTGGTTGCGCGTCAGCGTGTGGCCCGTGCCGCTGACGTCGATGCCGTCGCCGTGGCAGTCCGTTCCGCGGTTGCGCGCGATCGCGTGACCGCCCGCGCCGTTCACGTCGATGCACGCCGTGCTGCGGTCTCCGCCGACCGTCGTCGCCGCGTTCGACTGGAAGTCGACCGGCGCGCCGCCGTTCACCTGGAAGCCGAAGTCCTCGGTGCGCTCGACGCGGTTCTTGCGCACGACCATGCCGGCGGCGTTGCCCGTGACGGAGATGCCGCCGGTGTCGTCGGCGGCGTCCTTCACGCGGTTGCTCTCGACGAGCGCGTTGCCGCAGCTCCCCGTGCACGTGACGTCGACGGCCCACCCGCCGCCGCCGAGGCTCTCCGCCGCGTTCTTCGCGACGACCGGGTTCGCGCCGGCGACCGAGACCCCGCCGCCGGCGTTCGCGAGCCGGTTGCCCGAGACGAGCGCGTTGTCGCCCGCGACGGAGACGAGCTCCGCCGACGCGCCGTCGAGGCGGTTGCCGACGATCTCGACGTTGTTGCCGGCGACGAGGATCGCGTGGTCGTCCTGCGCCATCGACACCGTGTTCTTCTCGATGATCGCGTCGTCGCCCACGACCTCGATGCAGGTCTCGTCGCAGTGCGAGATGCGGTTGCCGAGGAGCTGGAGGTCGTCGGCGCTGTTCGCCTGGATCGCGTTGTCGCCGCAGCCGCGCAGCGTGCTGCCCTGCACGATGCCGCCCTGTCCGTTGACGACGATGCAGTCGCCGTCGAGGCCGGTCAGCGTCACGCCGTCGATCAGGACGTTCGTGCCGTTCGCGACGATGCCGTCCGCGTCGCCGTTGCGGATCGTGAGGCCCGCGACGGTGACGCCGCTCGAGTCGATCGTGAGCGCGTCGCCGACGAGCGGGGCGTCCGCGTCGATCACGGCCGTGCGCGGGCCGATGATGACGAGGCCGTTCTTGCCGCTCGGGACGACCGCGTTCTCGTTGTAGAAGCCCTTCGCGATCGTCAGCGTGTCGCCGGCGCTCGCCGCGCCGATCCCGCCCTGGATGGTCGTCTGGCAGCCGGCCTTGCCCGGATCCACGCAGATGGTGGCGGCGCGCGCGCCGCCCGCGAGGCTCGCGACCGCGAGCGCCGCCGCGAGACCGAGGCCGCTGCGCAGCGCCCGCAGTCCGCCGCGCGACGCGCGGGCCGACGCAGAACCCGACGTGTGGTCCGTCATGTGCTTCCCCCCTTGATCGACGTCGCGACCGACGTCGACGCCGAACAGTAGCCGCTCGCCCCGCGACGGGCGTCGGTCAGCGCGCGTCGGGCCGCGCGGCGAGCGCGTCGGCCGCGGCTCGGGCGATCTCCGGATCCGGGTCGTCGAGCTTGCGCGCGAGCGCGTCGGCGACGTGCGGGTCGTCCGACCAGGAGAGCGCGTCGATCGCCGCGAGGACGACGCGGTCGTCGGCGTCGTCGAGCGCGCGCACGAGCTCCCACGAGGCCGCGCCGAACGCGAGCGCCGACGCGGCGGCGGCGCGCACGCGCGGGCTCGGGTCGCCGAGCGCGAGCGCGTGCAGCCGCTCGCGCATCGCGGGGTCGTCCGCGTCGAGGGCGAGCTCGACGGCGTCGAGGCGCGCGCCTTCGTCGTCGCTCTCGCTCGCCGCGAGCGCCTCGCGCGCGCGGCGGGCCGCGCGCTCCGCGCGCGCGGCGAGCGCGGCCGCCGTCTCGTCCGCGGTCGCGGGCGCGTAGCGGCGCGGGCCGGCGCG
Coding sequences:
- a CDS encoding right-handed parallel beta-helix repeat-containing protein, which produces MTDHTSGSASARASRGGLRALRSGLGLAAALAVASLAGGARAATICVDPGKAGCQTTIQGGIGAASAGDTLTIAKGFYNENAVVPSGKNGLVIIGPRTAVIDADAPLVGDALTIDSSGVTVAGLTIRNGDADGIVANGTNVLIDGVTLTGLDGDCIVVNGQGGIVQGSTLRGCGDNAIQANSADDLQLLGNRISHCDETCIEVVGDDAIIEKNTVSMAQDDHAILVAGNNVEIVGNRLDGASAELVSVAGDNALVSGNRLANAGGGVSVAGANPVVAKNAAESLGGGGWAVDVTCTGSCGNALVESNRVKDAADDTGGISVTGNAAGMVVRKNRVERTEDFGFQVNGGAPVDFQSNAATTVGGDRSTACIDVNGAGGHAIARNRGTDCHGDGIDVSGTGHTLTRNQVRSAIQNGLHLSSGSGHTVDANKVQDANGAGLAVESAVTSSSADGNSVKRVRNGLCNKSVSTTVTNHTAKQTDTADEIGGGGSCPI